One genomic segment of Triplophysa rosa linkage group LG22, Trosa_1v2, whole genome shotgun sequence includes these proteins:
- the dyrk1aa gene encoding dual specificity tyrosine-phosphorylation-regulated kinase 1A — protein sequence MHTGGETSACKPSSVRLAPSFSFHSAGVQMDAQTPHSHPPVSDGHPQSADQSGAALPYTSQAPQPNAQVTTDMVMLQRRMPQCFRDPATAPLRKLSIELIKTYKHINEVYYAKKKRRHQQGQGEDSSNKKERKIYNDGYDDDNFDYVVKNGEKWMDRYEIDSLIGKGSFGQVVKAYDRVEQEWVAIKIIKNKKAFLNQAQIEVRLLELMNKHDTEMKYYIVHLKRHFMFRNHLCLVFEMLSYNLYDLLRNTNFRGVSLNLTRKFAQQLCTALLFLATPELSIIHCDLKPENILLCNPKRSAIKIVDFGSSCQLGQRIYQYIQSRFYRSPEVLLGMPYDLAIDMWSLGCILVEMHTGEPLFSGANEIDQMNKIVEVLGVPPNHILEQAPKARKFFEKMSDSTWCAKKTKDGKRYKPAGSRKLHNILGVEAGGPGGRRAGESGHAVADYLKFKDLILRMLDYDPKTRIQPYYALQHSFFKKTADEGTNTSSSVSTSPALEQSQSSGTTSSTSSSSGGSSGTSTSGRARSDPTHQHRHSTGGHFSAAVGIDCHNLCPQARQAFVPALGWVGGDGLPQAAGETHPVQETTFHVPPHQPKALHPHSSHHHHHQHPQGPARPRPRLYSPSHSASTQDSMEVTHGHLSMTSLSSSASSSSTSSSSTGNHHHAYQSRLLPHGLGFGHNGSMTLGLGAFSNPRQETGVPGHPAYPVSTNSGPGHYIAETHVGLRPGLDREESPMAGVCVQQSSVASS from the exons gagGAGAGACCTCAGCATGCAAACCCTCCTCTGTCCGGCTGGCTCCCTCGTTTTCTTTCCATTCGGCCGGTGTGCAGATGGATGCGCAGACGCCCCATTCTCACCCGCCGGTCAGCGATGGTCACCCACAGAGCGCTGACCAATCAGGCGCTGCGCTGCCGTACACCTCGCAGGCCCCCCAACCCAACGCCCAG GTAACCACTGATATGGTGATGTTACAGAGGCGGATGCCTCAGTGTTTCAGAGATCCGGCGACGGCACCCTTACGGAAACTCTCCATTGAACTGATCAAAACCTACAAACACATCAATGAG GTTTACTATGCAAAAAAGAAGCGTCGTCACCAACAGGGTCAAGGGGAGGACTCGAGTAACAAGAAAGAGAGGAAAATATACAACGACGGTTACGATGACGACAACTTTGACTACGTCGTTAAAAATGGCGAGAAATGGATGGACAGATATGAGATTGACTCTCTGATAGGCAAAGGGTCATTCGGTCAG GTGGTGAAAGCCTATGACCGTGTGGAGCAGGAGTGGGTCGCCATCAAGATCATCAAGAATAAAAAAGCTTTTCTGAATCAGGCTCAGATCGAAGTCCGACTGCTGGAGCTCATGAACAAACACGACACTGAGATGAAGTACTACATCG TTCATCTGAAACGCCATTTCATGTTCCGAAATCACTTGTGTCTGGTCTTCGAGATGTTGTCCTATAACCTGTATGATCTGCTGAGGAACACAAATTTCCGTGGCGTGTCTCTGAACCTGACGCGCAAGTTTGCTCAGCAGCTTTGCACCGCGCTGCTCTTCTTGGCCACTCCTGAACTGAGCATCATCCACTGTGACCTCAAACCCGAGAACATTCTGCTCTGTAACCCCAAGAGATCTGCCATCAAGATCGTGGACTTCGGCAGTTCCTGTCAGCTCGGACAGCGG ATATACCAATACATCCAGAGTCGCTTCTACCGCTCGCCGGAGGTGCTGCTGGGAATGCCCTATGACCTGGCCATAGACATGTGGTCTCTGGGATGTATTCTGGTGGAGATGCACACTGGAGAACCTCTGTTCAGTGGAGCCAATGAG ATTGACCAAATGAACAAAATTGTGGAAGTTTTGGGCGTCCCTCCCAATCATATTCTGGAACAGGCACCTAAAGCCAGAAAATTCTTCGAGAAGATGTCTGATAGCACGTGGTGTGCAAAGAAGACCAAAGATGGCAAAAGG TATAAGCCCGCAGGCTCTCGAAAGCTACACAACATTTTGGGCGTGGAAGCTGGTGGACCGGGCGGGCGGAGAGCCGGTGAGTCGGGTCACGCCGTCGCCGACTACCTTAAGTTCAAAGACCTAATCTTGCGGATGCTGGACTACGACCCCAAGACTCGCATCCAACCGTATTACGCGCTGCAGCACAGTTTCTTCAAGAAAACTGCGGACGAGGGTACGAACACTAGCAGCAGTGTGTCCACGAGTCCGGCGCTGGAACAGTCGCAGTCGTCTGGAACCACATCCAGCACCTCCTCCAGTTCAG GAGGTTCTTCTGGAACGAGCACGAGCGGCCGAGCACGCTCTGACCCGACCCATCAGCACCGGCACAGCACAGGAGGCCATTTCAGTGCTGCGGTGGGCATAGACTGTCACAACCTCTGCCCGCAG GCGAGACAAGCGTTCGTGCCGGCCCTGGGCTGGGTCGGAGGAGACGGGCTTCCGCAGGCCGCAGGAGAGACGCATCCCGTCCAGGAGACCACTTTCCACGTGCCACCCCACCAGCCCAAGGCTCTGCACCCCCACTCGTCCCATCATCACCACCATCAGCACCCGCAGGGCCCTGCCCGGCCCCGTCCCCGACTCTACTCGCCATCCCACAGCGCCTCCACGCAGGACTCAATGGAGGTGACGCACGGCCACCTGTCCATGACCTCGCTGTCTTCCTCTGCCTCGTCTTCATCCACGTCGTCGTCGTCCACAGGGAACCACCACCACGCCTACCAGAGCCGCCTGCTGCCGCACGGGCTGGGCTTCGGGCACAACGGCAGCATGACTTTGGGATTGGGTGCCTTCTCCAACCCGCGGCAGGAGACGGGCGTGCCAGGTCACCCCGCATATCCCGTGAGCACGAACTCCGGGCCGGGACATTACATAGCCGAGACTCACGTGGGCCTGAGACCGGGCCTGGACCGCGAGGAGTCACCCATGGCGGGCGTGTGCGTGCAGCAGAGCTCGGTGGCGAGCTCCTGA